A region of the Fusobacterium simiae genome:
AATATCTTCTGAAAGCTCAAGATTATTTATACCTAATTCTTTATCTATAAGCATAGTTACCATATTTCCTGCTCCTGCTAAATGACAAGAAGATACTTTACCATCTGTTGTCATTATAGAAGCATCTGTTGAACCTGCTCCCATATCAATTATTGCTAAAGGTTTTGCTGTTCCAGGTGTTGTTAAAGCTCCTATAATAGCCATTTCTGCTTCAACTCCACCAACTACAACTTTTTTATTTATTTTATTTTGTAGCTCCGTTGCTATCATTTCCATTTGTAGTTTATCTGCTTTCACCATTGCAGCAAGTCCAATAGCATTTTCCATTGAAAATTCTTCTGCTATTCCACCTTTAACTTTTTGTGGAACAAAAGTGTTAACTGCTAACAAATCTTGAATTTTTATATTTTTAGGGTCTTGATTAGTAAGTTGAGCCATAACGATTCTAACTCTTTCAAGCATACCACCAGCATTAGTTCCTTTTTCTCCCCAAATATCTATGACAGGGTAGCATTGCTCTAAAACTGACATAATAGCTTCAGCTCCCTGATCTAGAGAAACCATCCTATTTTTCATCTGTCCTTCTATATGAATAGTCCCTGCTGGTATAATTCTTGATTTTACATCTCCCTTTGGAGTTTTTATAACAACTGCCGACCTATTTCCTATTAAGGCTCTGGAAATTGGTACTACCATTTTTGTTTCTTCTGAACTTAGATTAAAAAGAGTTGCTATTCCATAAGGATTTGATAACATTGAAATAACTTTTCCTTTTTCAGCCACTTCCAATGCTGTTAACATATTTAAAGGGATTCTATCAAAGTGTAAAACTTCATCAACTATTGGAATTTTTTTATCAAGTCTATTATTTATTAAGACAGCATCGTCTTTTTGTATAATGGCTCCTTTTATATTTACTCCCCTTGAACACAGTTGATTTATTTTAAAAGCTGCACTTTCAAAATCTACATTTTCTGGAACAAGTGCTATTACATCTTTATTTATAAAACTATCATCTATTTCATTTAAAAGAACTGATACTCCAACTCCTACCCCTATCCCTCCTGGTGTAGAAGGATTATGACCTATCATCGTTGATTCGGTTATTATAGTTTCAGTGATAGTTTCCATGGCAACATCGCCAATTACTGGAGCTGCTTCATTTATTCTTATAAGTGAAAGTTCATCTAAATTTTTTCCTATATTTTCAAATAGTTTATATAAAGATTGATAGACTCCCTTTATATTTTCTTTTGTTCCCTTTATACCTGTTGTTTTTTCTATACTACTACCTAAGACTTTTATATTTTCTCCATCAACTTCTGCAAGAGTACTTTCTGTTGTTGCATTTCCTATATCTATTCCCACAATAAGTTTCATATTTTACTCCTTACAGAAAAAATTAGTCTTTTCTTAATCTATCTCTTTTTTCATATAGTTCTGCTGCTTCTCTTACAAGTTGAGCATTAACTTTTGCATTATATTTATCTTCTAGTTCATCAGCTATTTTTAATAATTCTACTTTTGTAGATCTATATGGTCTTAAAGCATTATATATTTCAAGCACTCTTGTATCAGGAACAGCTATAAGTTCAGAAGCTCTTCTTAAATTTCTAGCAAAAGCATTTCTTCCAACACTTTCAGCTATTTGTGCTTGCATTTCAAGAGTTTCAGGAGCTATTCTACAGTCTTCTGCTCCAATTTTTCCGTTCATAACATTTTCAATAGTAAAATCTTCTAATTTTTTTCCTGTTGCTGATTTTACTAAATCAGTTCTATTTTTACTTAATGGATAATCTTGACGATTTACTTTATTTGTATTTGTACTTTTTGGAGTTACTTCATCATTTATAGTGCTATTTCCTGCTAAAGAAGCCATAACTTCTTTTACCATTCTTTCTAATAATTCTTGATCCAAATTTCTCACCACCTTATTTAAATACAACTTTTAATTGAACTGGTTTTGCATTTACCTTTACATGTTCAGTTTCTTTTATATGTAATAATGCTGCTATTGATTGATATTTAGGTCTAGCCATTTGGTCATTCATTTGTGGAACTGGCTTAGGAGATTCTCCTTTTGCATACTTAGCTGCATTTTTTCCTATCATTCTATAATGTTCCCTTTGAATTAAAGGAGCTTGTGGAAACAGTTCAAGATTAGTCAACGGAAATAAATCTTTTTGGTGTATAACTGCTGTTCCCTTTGATTGAAGTCCTACACCTATTCCTGAACCACTTAGTTTTGCTCCATCATTTGCAAGTATTGAAACATCAGATGTTCTTAACACTCTTATAACTCTTGGAACTAAACCTTCTTCTTCTATACCTGCCATAATTTCTTTTAAAACATCTGCATGTGGTATATGAGTAATAGTTTCAGTTTGGTATTTTCCAAAAGCAGGAGCTACCGCAATTATGACTTCATCACTTCTTGTTCCTTTTTTAGCTTCCCCTTCTTCTATTAATTCTAATTTACTTCCAACTCTTTCTTCTGTTTGTACTGTATTATTAACAGGAGTATCTTTTATTTCAGAATTATCAGAGCTACTTAAATATCTTTTTACTACTTCTTCTATGATATTTCTAATATCCTTATCATTTAGTTGCATCTGTACCTCCTATAAGCTATTTAATCTTTGTTGCATCTACTGCATTTTCAATATTTGAAAGTTCAGCCCATCTTTCAGCAGAAATTTGGTATCCAGTTCCAGGTCCTGTATAGTCATTTCTGTCATTTACTGCACTGATAACATTGAAATCTTTATCCAATATTGCAGATGTATGTAAGTGATCCCCTGATACTCTAAGTTTCATTAATTTTAATAAACTATCTGCTACATCATCAAAACCTTTTGTTTTAAGAGCTTTAACTATATCTATTCCAGTTATTCCTCTTTCCATCATTTCACTGGCTGCTTTCATATCTGCAATCATATCTCTTTCAGGCATATCTTTACTTCCATGAGCATAAGTTGCTGCTTCAACTTCTTCATCAGTTATTTCAGGGAAACCTAAGGCATCAAATACTGCTTGTATAGCTCTTGCTGCTTTGTTTCTTACTTTTATTACTTCTTCTTCTCTAACTGGTCTTAATCCTGCATCTATTTTTAAATCTCTTTGTATAATATTCCAATCATCATAGTCTTCTGCATCCCAGTTAGAACCAGCAAACATATTATCATAGTTAGGGATTGAACTATATCCTGAACAGATAAAGTCTGTTCCTGGTATCATTTGCATTAGTGATCTTGCAACTCTTCTTAAATCAGAGTGAGTAAATGTTTGGTCATTACTTGAAGCACATTCTAAGTCAAGCAACATTGCAACTAAATTTTCTCCTAAAACTTCTCTTATACCACCTGGTACTGCTCCTGGCACTCCAATACAGCTGACAGATCCATTTTGTATACCTTGAACTCCTGCTCCTTTTGTTATAAATAGACAACGACATTCCAAATATAACATTGAGCAACCTTCTGCATATCCCATTAATACTTCTGAACCAGATCCAGATGTATATCTCATTTTTAATCCTCTTGAAGCATAAGCAGAGGCTAAGAAAGTTTTTGACCAAGGAGTATCATCTCCATCCATAAATACAGGTTCTGTCCCATAAACTGAAACTGTTTCTGCATAAGCAGTTAATCCTCTCATTCCTAAAAGAAGTTCTGTTGCTTCTTCAACTGAACATTGAGTTAGAATTCCAGGTCTTCCTACTTGTGCACCAACAAGTAATGAAATTGCATTAAATGGAGCATATCTTGCAACTGCAACAGTAGTTTCTTGTTCTGCAAAACCTCTAAGTGCAGCTTCTGCTGCATCAGCAGCTATTTGTACTGGAAGGTCTCTTAAATTTGTAACATGGCATTGATTTGAAGGAGTTTTTCTTGCTCTCATCTTATTAACTGCCATCATCATTTCAAGAACTGATAATTTTCCAATCACTTCTGCCATTTTTGCAGGAGTCAAAGATAATGTAATTTCTAATATCTCATCTC
Encoded here:
- a CDS encoding diol dehydratase small subunit, with the protein product MDQELLERMVKEVMASLAGNSTINDEVTPKSTNTNKVNRQDYPLSKNRTDLVKSATGKKLEDFTIENVMNGKIGAEDCRIAPETLEMQAQIAESVGRNAFARNLRRASELIAVPDTRVLEIYNALRPYRSTKVELLKIADELEDKYNAKVNAQLVREAAELYEKRDRLRKD
- a CDS encoding propanediol/glycerol family dehydratase large subunit — encoded protein: MKSKRFEVLGNRPVNKDGYVKEWPEVGLIAMNSPLDPKPSIVIENGKVIELDGKKRENFDLLDYFIADYGIVLKNAEKVMAMDSLVIAKKLVDINVTRDEILEITLSLTPAKMAEVIGKLSVLEMMMAVNKMRARKTPSNQCHVTNLRDLPVQIAADAAEAALRGFAEQETTVAVARYAPFNAISLLVGAQVGRPGILTQCSVEEATELLLGMRGLTAYAETVSVYGTEPVFMDGDDTPWSKTFLASAYASRGLKMRYTSGSGSEVLMGYAEGCSMLYLECRCLFITKGAGVQGIQNGSVSCIGVPGAVPGGIREVLGENLVAMLLDLECASSNDQTFTHSDLRRVARSLMQMIPGTDFICSGYSSIPNYDNMFAGSNWDAEDYDDWNIIQRDLKIDAGLRPVREEEVIKVRNKAARAIQAVFDALGFPEITDEEVEAATYAHGSKDMPERDMIADMKAASEMMERGITGIDIVKALKTKGFDDVADSLLKLMKLRVSGDHLHTSAILDKDFNVISAVNDRNDYTGPGTGYQISAERWAELSNIENAVDATKIK
- a CDS encoding propanediol/glycerol family dehydratase medium subunit, producing the protein MQLNDKDIRNIIEEVVKRYLSSSDNSEIKDTPVNNTVQTEERVGSKLELIEEGEAKKGTRSDEVIIAVAPAFGKYQTETITHIPHADVLKEIMAGIEEEGLVPRVIRVLRTSDVSILANDGAKLSGSGIGVGLQSKGTAVIHQKDLFPLTNLELFPQAPLIQREHYRMIGKNAAKYAKGESPKPVPQMNDQMARPKYQSIAALLHIKETEHVKVNAKPVQLKVVFK
- a CDS encoding diol dehydratase reactivase subunit alpha, which translates into the protein MKLIVGIDIGNATTESTLAEVDGENIKVLGSSIEKTTGIKGTKENIKGVYQSLYKLFENIGKNLDELSLIRINEAAPVIGDVAMETITETIITESTMIGHNPSTPGGIGVGVGVSVLLNEIDDSFINKDVIALVPENVDFESAAFKINQLCSRGVNIKGAIIQKDDAVLINNRLDKKIPIVDEVLHFDRIPLNMLTALEVAEKGKVISMLSNPYGIATLFNLSSEETKMVVPISRALIGNRSAVVIKTPKGDVKSRIIPAGTIHIEGQMKNRMVSLDQGAEAIMSVLEQCYPVIDIWGEKGTNAGGMLERVRIVMAQLTNQDPKNIKIQDLLAVNTFVPQKVKGGIAEEFSMENAIGLAAMVKADKLQMEMIATELQNKINKKVVVGGVEAEMAIIGALTTPGTAKPLAIIDMGAGSTDASIMTTDGKVSSCHLAGAGNMVTMLIDKELGINNLELSEDIKKYPLAKVESLFHIRHEDGSVQFFEETLNPNVFARVVILKEGSMIPLDSNQSLEKIKNVRREAKEKVFVTNTLRALKKVIPSGNIRDIDYVVLVGGSALDFEIPQMVTEALSHFGVVAGKGNIRGIEGPRNAVATGLALSYKGE